In Pseudomonas oryzihabitans, the DNA window ATGCCCGGCGTCAAGGCGCCCCTGGCCAATCGCCAGCCGGGCGACATCGACTTCTATGTGGTGCGCGAGAACACCGAGGGCGAGTACTCCAGCGTCGGCGGCATCATGTTCGAAGGCACCGAGCGCGAGGTGGTGATCCAGGAAACGGTCATGACCCGCCACGGCACCGACCGCATCCTCAAGTTCGCCTTCGACCTGGCCCAGCAGCGGCCACGCAAGAAACTGACCTCGGCCACCAAGTCCAATGGCATCGCCATCACCATGCCCTGGTGGGACAAGCGCGTGGAGGAGATGGGCAAGGCCTATCCGGACGTGGCGGTGGACAAGTTCCACATCGACATCCTCACCGCCAACTTCGTCCTGCACCCGGACTGGTTCGACGTGGTGGTCGCCAGCAACCTGTTCGGCGACATCCTTTCCGACCTGGGCCCGGCCTGCACCGGCACCATTGGCATCGCCCCCTCGGCCAACATCAATCCGGAACGTAATTTCCCCAGCCTGTTCGAGCCGGTGCACGGCTCGGCGCCGGACATCGCCGGCCGGGGCATCGCCAATCCCATCGGCCAGATCTGGTGTGGCGCCATGATGCTCGAACACCTGGGCCATGCCGACGCCGGCGCTGCGGTGGTCGCGGCCATCGAAGCGGTACTGCGCCAGGGGCCTGAGCAGGCGCCCCTGACCCGCGATCTTGGCGGCCAGGGCACCACCGAGAGCCTGGGGCAGGCCATCGCCGCGGCCCTGGCCTGAGATGGACGGCCTCTTTCCGGGATTCGAGCCGCGGCGGCTGGACGTCGATGGCGTCGAGCTCAATTGCCGCGTCGGCGGCCAGGGCCCGGCGCTGCTCCTGCTCCACGGCCATCCCCAGACCCATGTGATGTGGCATAAGGTGGCGCCGCGGCTAGCCGAGCGTTTCACCCTGGTGGTCGCCGATCTGCGCGGCTATGGCGACAGCGCCAAGCCCGACGCGGGCACGGAGGCCTACAGCAAGCGCACCCTGGCGAGGGACAACGTCGAGCTGATGCGCCTGCTGGGCCACCAGCGTTTCGCGGTGCTGGCCCACGACCGTGGCGCCCGCGTCGCCCATCGCCTGGCGCTGGATCACCCAGAGGCGGTGGAGCGGCTCATGCTGCTGGACATCGCCCCGACCCTGGCCATGTATCGGCAAACCGACGAGGCCTTCGCCCGCGCCTATTGGCACTGGTTCTTCCTGATTCGTCCGGCGCCGTTGCCAGAGCGGCTGATCGAAGCCGATCCGGAAGGCTATCTCAAGGGCGTGATGGGCACGCGCAGCGCGGGCCTGGCGCCCTTTCCACCCGAGGTGCTGGCCGAATACCTGCGCTGCCTGAGCCTGCCTGGCACAGCTCGCGGCATTTGCGAGGATTACCGCGCCAGCGCCGGTATCAACCTGGCGCACGACCAGGCCGATCTGGACGCCGGTCGTCGACTGGAGCTGCCGCTGCGGGTGCTCTGGGGCGCCGAAGGCACTGTCGGGCGCTGCTTCGATCCGTTGGCCGAATGGCGTCAGGTGGCCACTCAGGTCAGTGGTCGCGCCCTGCCAGGCGGTCATTACCTGGCGGAAGAAGTGCCGGACCTGGTGCTGGAAGAGGCCCTGTCCTTTCTGGGTTGAATCGGCTGCCGCAAAGGAGTGTTGCGTCTTCTGTTGGTAACAAAGTGTGACGCCATCGAAGTGGAATCGGTCTATTCGTGAAATTTTCGTGAAAAGAGACCTCGATGAACGCTTCACTCTTCACCGCCACCTGGCAGTGGCACCGACTGGCGCTCTGCCAGGGACTCGCCCTGGGCCTGCTGGTGCTCTGGCTCATTCCCGCCGTTCGGACCCAGTTGCTGGCGTTCGATGCCGGGCTGTTCCATGCCCTCAACGCGCCCCTGGCGCATTCCACTGCCTGGCTCTATCTCTGGACCTTCTTCAGCCTGCGACCGGTGGATGCCTTGGTCGGGCTGGTGCTGCTGGCCTTGCTGGTTCGCGGCGGCTGGGCCTATCCGGCCCATCAGGTACGACCGGCGCTGGCGACCTTCATCGGCCTGCTGGTGATCCTGCTGATCGTGCGAACCCTGCTGACCAAGGGCATCGAAGCCTGGGGCTTGCAGCATTCCAGCCCGTCCGACGTGCTCTCGGGCGCCTATCTGCTCAGCGATCGCTTTCCCGGGCTGGAGCATGGTTGGGAATTGAAGGACAGGTCCGGCGCCAGCTTTCCTGGCGACCATGCCTCGGTGCTGCTGCTCTGGGCGCTGTTCATGGCGCACTTCACCCGCGGCGGACGCCGCCTGGTGGTGGCCGCGCTGGCGGTGCTGTTCATGCTGCCGCGCCTTGTGGCCGGCGCCCACTGGGGTTCGGATGACTACATCGGCGGCCTGGCGCTGGCCCTGGGCGTCATCAGCCTGGGCCTGCATACCCCGCTTGCGGCGGGGCTCGCCCATAGGGGTGAACGTCTGCTGACGCCACCCCTGCGTGGACTGGGGCGGCTACCGGTGCTGGGCCGCCTGAGTCTGCTGCGACCCTAGCATCCGCTAGGCGCGCGTCGGGGCCAGGGCCGGCAGCAATTGCTGGTCGATGGCCTGGCGCACCGCCGGCAGCAGCGCCGCGCTGCCGGACAGCAATTCCTGGATCAGCTGGCGCAGGGCCTGGGCACGCTCCTGGTTGAGCCCGGTCACGGCCTGGCGACAGGCTTCGTCCGCCGATGCCGCGGGCGTCACGTTGAAACCCAGCGCACGCAGGCGGTCGCGGAAGTCGTCCTGGTCGATCAAGTCGGCGATCATCATGGCACTGCCCTCTCAGGTGGAATGCCTGGATTCTCCCATTGGCGTCGCAGACGGCAAGCCGGTCTGGCGTCGCCGCATAGCTCGATGTCGTTTTTGGAAAGCGCTTCGCCGGCCAGCCAGGCAATGTAGGTTTATTACGACGCCCTGCCTGGACAATCTGCCGCAGGGT includes these proteins:
- a CDS encoding tartrate dehydrogenase, which produces MQASKPYKIAVIAGDGIGKEVMPEGIRVLDAAAQRFGIALQWDHFDFASAEYYQAHGKMLPDDWFETLKDYDALYFGAVGWPDVVPDHISLWGSLLQFRRRFDQYVNLRPCRLMPGVKAPLANRQPGDIDFYVVRENTEGEYSSVGGIMFEGTEREVVIQETVMTRHGTDRILKFAFDLAQQRPRKKLTSATKSNGIAITMPWWDKRVEEMGKAYPDVAVDKFHIDILTANFVLHPDWFDVVVASNLFGDILSDLGPACTGTIGIAPSANINPERNFPSLFEPVHGSAPDIAGRGIANPIGQIWCGAMMLEHLGHADAGAAVVAAIEAVLRQGPEQAPLTRDLGGQGTTESLGQAIAAALA
- a CDS encoding alpha/beta fold hydrolase, which gives rise to MDGLFPGFEPRRLDVDGVELNCRVGGQGPALLLLHGHPQTHVMWHKVAPRLAERFTLVVADLRGYGDSAKPDAGTEAYSKRTLARDNVELMRLLGHQRFAVLAHDRGARVAHRLALDHPEAVERLMLLDIAPTLAMYRQTDEAFARAYWHWFFLIRPAPLPERLIEADPEGYLKGVMGTRSAGLAPFPPEVLAEYLRCLSLPGTARGICEDYRASAGINLAHDQADLDAGRRLELPLRVLWGAEGTVGRCFDPLAEWRQVATQVSGRALPGGHYLAEEVPDLVLEEALSFLG
- a CDS encoding phosphatase PAP2 family protein, encoding MNASLFTATWQWHRLALCQGLALGLLVLWLIPAVRTQLLAFDAGLFHALNAPLAHSTAWLYLWTFFSLRPVDALVGLVLLALLVRGGWAYPAHQVRPALATFIGLLVILLIVRTLLTKGIEAWGLQHSSPSDVLSGAYLLSDRFPGLEHGWELKDRSGASFPGDHASVLLLWALFMAHFTRGGRRLVVAALAVLFMLPRLVAGAHWGSDDYIGGLALALGVISLGLHTPLAAGLAHRGERLLTPPLRGLGRLPVLGRLSLLRP